The Terracoccus luteus genome includes a region encoding these proteins:
- a CDS encoding heme o synthase produces MTTVDPRADLSALTGPGGSGLRFTVGQYVALTKPRIIELLLITTIPVMFLAQGGVPDLLLVLVTLVGGTMSAGAANTLNCYLDRDIDAVMHRTSKRPLVTGTVSPRGALTFGLVLTVVSTLWLGLLVNWLSAWLALGALLFYVVGYTLLLKRRTAQNIVWGGAAGCMPVLIGWSAVTDSLSWSAFALFMVIFFWTPPHYWPLSMRYKDDYATAHVPMLPVVERFVVVAKQIVLYSWAMVAASLALVPLQRMGWVYLVAAVVSGGLFLAEAHRLLGRAKAGAGEDVLRPMRLFHFSITYLTVLFVGVALDPIWHLALPGLR; encoded by the coding sequence GTGACAACGGTGGACCCACGTGCCGACCTGTCGGCACTCACCGGTCCCGGTGGCAGTGGCCTCAGGTTCACCGTCGGGCAGTACGTCGCCCTGACGAAGCCGCGGATCATCGAGCTGCTGCTCATCACGACGATCCCCGTCATGTTCCTCGCGCAGGGCGGAGTGCCCGACCTGCTGCTCGTGCTCGTCACGCTCGTCGGCGGCACGATGTCGGCCGGGGCCGCGAACACCCTCAACTGCTACCTCGACCGCGACATCGACGCGGTCATGCACCGCACGAGCAAGCGCCCCCTCGTCACCGGCACGGTCAGCCCGCGCGGCGCGCTCACCTTCGGCCTCGTGCTCACCGTCGTGTCGACGCTGTGGCTGGGTCTGCTCGTCAACTGGCTGAGCGCCTGGCTCGCCCTCGGGGCCCTGCTCTTCTACGTGGTCGGCTACACCCTGCTGCTCAAGCGGCGCACGGCCCAGAACATCGTCTGGGGTGGCGCGGCGGGCTGCATGCCGGTGCTCATCGGCTGGTCCGCGGTGACCGACTCGCTCAGCTGGTCGGCCTTCGCGCTCTTCATGGTCATCTTCTTCTGGACGCCGCCGCACTACTGGCCTCTGTCGATGCGCTACAAGGACGACTACGCCACGGCCCACGTGCCGATGCTGCCCGTCGTCGAGCGCTTCGTCGTCGTCGCGAAGCAGATCGTCCTCTACTCGTGGGCCATGGTCGCGGCGTCGCTCGCGCTCGTGCCGCTGCAGCGGATGGGCTGGGTCTACCTCGTCGCCGCCGTCGTGTCGGGCGGGCTGTTCCTCGCCGAGGCGCACCGCCTGCTCGGGCGGGCCAAGGCCGGCGCCGGCGAGGACGTCCTGCGCCCGATGCGCCTGTTCCACTTCTCGATCACGTACCTGACGGTCCTCTTCGTCGGCGTGGCCCTCGACCCGATCTGGCACCTGGCCCTGCCCGGCCTGCGCTGA
- the zwf gene encoding glucose-6-phosphate dehydrogenase codes for MSPAKVAAGSNPLRDAADRRLPRIAGPCGLVMFGVTGDLARKKLMPAIYDLANRGLLPPGFSLVGFARRDWATQDFGQVVHDAVKQHARTPFSEDVWRNLSEGFRFVPGTFDDPAAFDLLAKTVEELDRDRGTGGNHAFYLSIPPGFFAEVCQQLERCGLTHAEGDHWRRVIIEKPFGHDLESAQQLNGIVEGVFPPDSVFRIDHYLGKETVQNLLALRFANQLFEPVWNANYVDHVQITMAEDIGIAGRAGYYDGIGAARDVIQNHLLQLLALTAMEEPVSFDAKDLRAEKEKVLSAVRLPADLDKGSARGQYVRGWQGAEEVPGYLEEDGVDPESTTESFAAVELEIDTRRWAGVPFYLRTGKRLGKRVTEIAVVFKKAPHLPFEHTATEELGKNAIVIRVQPDEGVTLRFGSKVPGAQMEVRDVTMDFGYGSSFTEASPEAYERLILDVLLGDPPLFPRHEEVELSWKILDPLIRYWEKGGKPDEYEAGTWGPPSADAMLERNGRTWRMP; via the coding sequence ATGAGCCCGGCCAAGGTGGCGGCCGGCAGCAACCCGCTGCGCGACGCCGCCGACCGGCGCCTGCCGCGCATCGCCGGCCCGTGCGGGCTCGTGATGTTCGGGGTGACGGGTGACCTGGCCCGCAAGAAGCTCATGCCCGCGATCTACGACCTCGCCAACCGGGGTCTGCTGCCGCCGGGCTTCTCGCTCGTCGGCTTCGCACGCCGCGACTGGGCGACCCAGGACTTCGGCCAGGTCGTGCACGACGCGGTCAAGCAGCACGCGCGCACTCCCTTCAGCGAGGACGTCTGGCGCAACCTGTCGGAGGGCTTCCGCTTCGTGCCCGGCACCTTCGACGACCCGGCCGCCTTCGACCTGCTCGCCAAGACGGTGGAGGAGCTCGACCGCGACCGCGGCACCGGCGGCAACCACGCCTTCTACCTCAGCATCCCGCCCGGCTTCTTCGCCGAGGTCTGCCAGCAGCTCGAGCGGTGCGGCCTGACCCACGCCGAGGGCGACCACTGGCGCCGGGTCATCATCGAGAAGCCGTTCGGCCACGACCTCGAGAGCGCCCAGCAGCTCAACGGGATCGTCGAGGGCGTCTTCCCGCCCGACTCGGTGTTCCGCATCGACCACTACCTCGGCAAGGAGACGGTGCAGAACCTGCTGGCGCTGCGCTTCGCGAACCAGCTGTTCGAGCCCGTGTGGAACGCCAACTACGTCGACCACGTGCAGATCACGATGGCCGAGGACATCGGCATCGCGGGCCGCGCCGGCTACTACGACGGGATCGGCGCCGCGCGCGACGTCATCCAGAACCACCTGCTGCAGCTGCTCGCGCTGACGGCGATGGAGGAGCCGGTCTCCTTCGACGCCAAGGACCTGCGCGCCGAGAAGGAGAAGGTGCTCTCGGCCGTGCGGCTGCCCGCCGACCTCGACAAGGGCTCGGCCCGCGGCCAGTACGTGCGCGGGTGGCAGGGCGCCGAGGAGGTGCCCGGCTACCTCGAGGAGGACGGCGTCGACCCCGAGTCGACGACCGAGTCCTTCGCCGCCGTCGAGCTCGAGATCGACACGCGCCGCTGGGCGGGCGTGCCGTTCTACCTGCGCACCGGCAAGCGCCTCGGCAAGCGCGTCACCGAGATCGCCGTCGTCTTCAAGAAGGCGCCGCACCTTCCCTTCGAGCACACCGCGACCGAGGAGCTGGGCAAGAACGCCATCGTCATCCGCGTGCAGCCCGACGAGGGCGTCACGCTGCGGTTCGGCTCCAAGGTCCCGGGCGCACAGATGGAGGTGCGCGACGTGACGATGGACTTCGGCTACGGCAGCTCGTTCACCGAGGCCTCCCCCGAGGCCTACGAGCGCCTCATCCTCGACGTGCTGCTCGGTGACCCGCCGCTCTTCCCCCGCCACGAGGAGGTCGAGCTCTCGTGGAAGATCCTCGACCCCCTCATCCGCTACTGGGAGAAGGGCGGCAAGCCCGACGAGTACGAGGCCGGCACGTGGGGACCGCCCTCTGCCGACGCCATGCTCGAGCGCAACGGACGAACGTGGAGGATGCCGTGA
- a CDS encoding NUDIX hydrolase: protein MPFDAVTLPPGEQPTLVDGELVLRPWRAEDADATRPLHDAVMARWFDSPAVVPDRDDHLAWVERTHAEWREGSKATFVLQWRGEAVGSVDVRHRSPGVGALSWAVFAPYRGRGLSSTAVRRLVRWCFTAVDAPEPGLGLRRVEAEVNPLNRSSMNTALRSGLRREGVLRGNTLLGDEVHDTVLLGRLATDPEPGTREGFTAMLDSQLPTKRVIGQGLVRNGAGELLLCELAYKREWDLPGGVVDPGESPATCVVREIREELALDVSVTRLLAVNWLKPWLGWGDAVLFVFEVAPVGDDLTDRATLLEREVRALHWVSPTDAPEHVAPYNARMLASLGAAEAAGDTGTLVLEDGLPRREGA, encoded by the coding sequence GTGCCCTTCGACGCCGTGACCCTGCCGCCCGGCGAGCAGCCGACCCTCGTCGACGGCGAGCTGGTGCTCCGGCCGTGGCGGGCCGAGGACGCCGACGCGACCCGGCCCCTGCACGACGCCGTCATGGCGCGCTGGTTCGACTCCCCCGCCGTCGTGCCCGACCGCGACGACCACCTCGCCTGGGTCGAGCGCACGCACGCCGAGTGGCGGGAGGGCAGCAAGGCAACGTTCGTGCTCCAGTGGCGCGGCGAGGCCGTCGGCTCCGTCGACGTGCGGCACCGCTCACCGGGCGTCGGAGCCCTGTCGTGGGCCGTCTTCGCCCCGTATCGCGGGCGGGGCCTGTCGTCGACGGCCGTGCGGCGCCTCGTGCGGTGGTGCTTCACCGCGGTCGACGCCCCGGAACCCGGTCTGGGCCTGCGACGCGTCGAGGCCGAGGTGAACCCGCTCAACCGCTCGTCGATGAACACCGCGCTGCGCTCCGGACTGCGCCGCGAGGGCGTGCTGCGGGGCAACACCCTGCTCGGCGACGAGGTGCACGACACGGTGCTGCTCGGCCGCCTCGCCACCGACCCCGAGCCCGGCACGCGTGAGGGCTTCACCGCCATGCTCGACTCGCAGCTGCCGACGAAGCGCGTCATCGGCCAGGGCCTGGTCCGCAACGGCGCCGGCGAGCTGCTGCTCTGCGAGCTGGCCTACAAGCGCGAGTGGGACCTCCCCGGTGGCGTCGTCGACCCCGGCGAGTCACCGGCCACGTGCGTCGTGCGCGAGATCCGTGAGGAGCTCGCGCTCGACGTGTCCGTCACGCGCCTGCTCGCCGTGAACTGGCTCAAGCCCTGGCTCGGCTGGGGCGACGCCGTCCTCTTCGTCTTCGAGGTCGCGCCCGTCGGCGACGACCTCACGGACCGGGCCACGCTGCTCGAGCGCGAGGTGCGCGCCCTGCACTGGGTGAGCCCGACCGACGCGCCCGAGCACGTCGCGCCGTACAACGCCCGGATGCTCGCCTCCCTCGGTGCCGCGGAGGCGGCCGGCGACACCGGCACCCTCGTCCTCGAGGACGGCCTCCCCCGTCGAGAGGGCGCGTAG
- a CDS encoding COX15/CtaA family protein — protein MSHTPTRAPAPAGPVRPAPANVLARLLQRVPAAPASWVRPIVVVNLVVEVGIVLTGGVVRLTGSGLGCTTWPECMPGSFTPTRVDATSYHDLVEFGNRTLTGLVGIVALLTIWAVVTRWPHRTRMHVLALGTLGGIVAQGVLGGITVLTGLNPWFVMGHFLLSMVLVAVATALLRGTADEQGGPGPLTVHPLARRLAQATALVGAVVLALGTVVTGSGPHSGDAEVPNRTGFDPKTISWLHADVVMLFSGLVIATLVAVVLSSQRHRVEARVGGADDGAATPTRAWFALPGRDDRARRSWYWVLVVTLLQGVVGYAQYFTGLPILLVLLHMLGASLLTVTLTRGVLDTRERPV, from the coding sequence GTGTCGCACACGCCCACCCGCGCCCCCGCTCCCGCCGGACCGGTCCGTCCGGCGCCGGCCAACGTCCTGGCCCGGCTGCTGCAGCGGGTGCCCGCGGCCCCGGCCTCGTGGGTCCGGCCCATCGTCGTCGTCAACCTCGTCGTCGAGGTGGGCATCGTGCTCACCGGCGGCGTCGTGCGCCTGACCGGCAGCGGTCTCGGCTGCACGACGTGGCCCGAGTGCATGCCCGGCTCGTTCACCCCGACCCGGGTCGACGCGACGAGCTACCACGACCTCGTCGAGTTCGGGAACCGCACGCTGACCGGCCTCGTCGGCATCGTCGCCCTGCTGACGATCTGGGCGGTCGTCACCCGCTGGCCCCACCGGACCCGCATGCACGTGCTCGCGCTCGGCACGCTCGGCGGCATCGTCGCGCAGGGCGTCCTCGGCGGCATCACCGTGCTGACCGGCCTCAACCCGTGGTTCGTCATGGGCCACTTCCTGCTCTCGATGGTGCTCGTCGCCGTCGCCACCGCGCTGCTGCGCGGCACGGCCGACGAGCAGGGCGGCCCCGGACCGCTCACCGTGCACCCGCTGGCCCGACGCCTCGCCCAGGCCACGGCTCTCGTGGGCGCGGTCGTGCTCGCACTCGGCACGGTCGTGACCGGCAGCGGACCGCACTCCGGCGACGCCGAGGTGCCCAACCGCACCGGCTTCGACCCCAAGACGATCTCGTGGCTGCACGCCGACGTCGTCATGCTCTTCTCCGGCCTCGTCATCGCGACCCTCGTGGCCGTGGTGCTCTCGTCGCAGCGGCACCGGGTGGAGGCCCGGGTCGGGGGCGCCGACGACGGTGCGGCGACGCCGACCCGCGCCTGGTTCGCCCTGCCCGGCCGCGACGACCGCGCCCGGCGCTCCTGGTACTGGGTGCTCGTCGTCACCCTGCTCCAAGGCGTCGTCGGCTACGCCCAGTACTTCACCGGGCTGCCGATCCTGCTCGTGCTCCTGCACATGCTCGGTGCCAGCCTGCTGACGGTCACCCTGACCCGCGGGGTGCTCGACACCCGCGAGCGGCCGGTCTGA
- a CDS encoding DUF2231 domain-containing protein, translating to MFDYFLGLPMHALVLHAVVVLVPLSTLVALAFAARPAWRRALRWPLVAGSLVSGVTAWVAAESGEALEKRVVVTRASSTNLELLSEHTEWGDRAEIVCAVFLVVGVLAAFLLRAPRRGVTDTGSSSGTGAGAGSGGVATRSGLQVGVAVVLAVVAVAALAAVAVAGHAGSAVVWDGLA from the coding sequence ATGTTCGACTACTTCCTCGGCCTGCCGATGCACGCGCTCGTCCTGCACGCGGTCGTCGTGCTCGTCCCCCTCTCGACGCTCGTCGCCCTCGCGTTCGCCGCCCGACCGGCGTGGCGACGCGCGCTGCGCTGGCCGCTCGTGGCCGGGTCCCTCGTCTCGGGGGTCACCGCCTGGGTCGCCGCCGAGAGCGGCGAGGCCCTCGAGAAGCGTGTCGTCGTGACCCGGGCCAGCTCGACCAACCTCGAGCTGCTCTCGGAGCACACCGAGTGGGGCGACCGGGCCGAGATCGTCTGCGCCGTCTTCCTCGTCGTCGGAGTCCTGGCGGCGTTCCTGCTGCGCGCCCCCCGGCGTGGGGTGACCGACACGGGTTCGAGTTCGGGCACGGGTGCGGGTGCGGGTTCCGGCGGGGTGGCCACGCGGTCCGGGCTGCAGGTCGGCGTCGCCGTCGTGCTCGCGGTCGTTGCCGTGGCGGCGCTCGCCGCGGTCGCCGTCGCCGGGCACGCCGGCTCGGCGGTCGTCTGGGACGGCCTCGCCTGA
- a CDS encoding ABC transporter permease — protein MSTDASTGSVARGARPASGTVRAASAVRRVRSQAGFEVGTLLRNGEQLLVSVVLPVIALVGLALTTAPSLGDGRRIDLAVPGILALCVISSAFTSQAISTAFDRRYAVLRYLGVTPLGRSGLLTAKVVATLAVEVVQVVVVGALGLVLGWRPSVVGLVVAVPLLVLGTWAFVALALLLAGTVRAEAVLAAANLLWVLFLVAGVVVPRTQLPGAVSGVVAALPSSALADGLRSALVDGVVNPVAVLVVLAWAALASVLAARWFRFDD, from the coding sequence ATGAGCACCGACGCGAGCACCGGGTCCGTCGCGCGGGGGGCCCGACCGGCATCCGGAACGGTCCGGGCGGCGAGCGCCGTCCGTCGCGTGCGCAGCCAGGCGGGCTTCGAGGTGGGCACGCTGCTGCGCAACGGTGAGCAGCTGCTCGTCTCGGTCGTGCTGCCCGTGATCGCGCTCGTCGGGCTCGCCCTGACGACGGCGCCGTCGCTCGGCGACGGGCGGCGCATCGACCTCGCCGTGCCCGGCATCCTCGCCCTCTGCGTCATCAGCTCGGCCTTCACGTCGCAGGCCATCTCGACCGCCTTCGACCGGCGCTACGCGGTGCTCCGCTACCTCGGCGTCACCCCGCTCGGCCGGTCCGGGCTGCTCACGGCGAAGGTCGTGGCGACGCTCGCCGTCGAGGTCGTGCAGGTCGTCGTCGTCGGGGCGCTCGGGCTCGTGCTCGGGTGGCGGCCCTCGGTGGTGGGACTGGTCGTCGCGGTGCCGCTGCTCGTGCTCGGCACGTGGGCGTTCGTGGCCCTCGCCCTGCTGCTCGCCGGCACGGTGCGGGCCGAGGCGGTCCTCGCCGCGGCGAACCTGCTGTGGGTGCTCTTCCTGGTCGCCGGGGTCGTCGTGCCGCGCACCCAGCTGCCCGGCGCGGTCTCCGGGGTGGTGGCGGCGCTGCCGTCCTCGGCCCTGGCCGACGGGCTGCGCAGCGCGCTCGTCGACGGGGTGGTGAACCCGGTGGCGGTCCTCGTCGTCCTCGCGTGGGCGGCGCTCGCCTCGGTGCTCGCGGCCCGCTGGTTCCGCTTCGACGACTGA
- the opcA gene encoding glucose-6-phosphate dehydrogenase assembly protein OpcA produces the protein MIRDLTDTTTTQVSKTLVRLRNEVGAMALGRVLTLVVVTDDTMAAEAIEVSNQASRQHPCRIIVVIPGDRRGKNRLDAQIRLGGDAGASEIVVLRLYGALAKHAPSVVVPLLLPDSPIVAWWPGEAPDDVAGDPIGAMAQRRITDAAQHRNPRLMLKKRADSYAAGDSDLAWTRVTHWRGLLAAALDQPPYEQITGAVVAGAPDSPSSELLAAWLTHRLKVSVRRVSTPKGSGISSVRLERKSGTIDLVRPGDSVATLSQSGQPDRRISLPRRELPECLADELRRLDPDDTYEDALLRGIEKLAPARQSLAAAVSSGTAPDPEASRRLAARIGRDSSAQEASAMITAPPAPESGDTDEVKKATARKLAGKRTPREKEAQAEARQAAEDAKHEKETGSSGSDSSGGSGGSSKPAATAARTAARTASKTASRTAGKAASSSSTTAKKAPEKKTPAKKTPAKRAPAKRATTTGGGGAAAGATASGQGS, from the coding sequence GTGATCCGTGACCTGACCGACACCACGACGACCCAGGTCAGCAAGACCCTGGTGCGGCTGCGCAACGAGGTCGGGGCCATGGCCCTCGGCCGCGTGCTCACGCTCGTCGTCGTCACCGACGACACGATGGCCGCCGAGGCCATCGAGGTCTCCAACCAGGCGAGCCGCCAGCACCCCTGCCGCATCATCGTCGTCATCCCCGGCGACCGCCGCGGCAAGAACCGCCTCGACGCCCAGATCCGCCTCGGCGGCGACGCGGGCGCGAGCGAGATCGTCGTGCTGCGCCTCTACGGCGCCCTGGCCAAGCACGCCCCCAGCGTCGTCGTCCCGCTGCTGCTGCCCGACTCCCCCATCGTGGCCTGGTGGCCAGGCGAGGCGCCCGACGACGTCGCCGGTGACCCCATCGGTGCGATGGCGCAGCGGCGCATCACCGACGCCGCCCAGCACCGCAACCCGCGACTCATGCTCAAGAAGCGCGCGGACAGCTACGCCGCGGGTGACAGCGACCTCGCGTGGACCCGGGTGACGCACTGGCGTGGCCTGCTCGCGGCTGCGCTCGACCAGCCGCCGTACGAGCAGATCACCGGTGCGGTCGTGGCGGGGGCGCCCGACTCGCCGTCGTCCGAGCTGCTCGCGGCCTGGCTGACCCACCGGCTCAAGGTGTCGGTGCGCAGGGTGTCGACCCCGAAGGGCTCGGGCATCAGCTCGGTGCGCCTCGAGCGCAAGAGCGGCACGATCGACCTCGTGCGCCCCGGCGACTCGGTGGCGACGCTGTCGCAGTCGGGCCAGCCCGACCGCCGCATCAGCCTGCCCCGTCGTGAGCTGCCCGAGTGCCTCGCCGACGAGCTGCGCCGCCTCGACCCGGACGACACGTACGAGGACGCGCTGCTGCGCGGGATCGAGAAGCTCGCCCCCGCGCGCCAGTCGCTCGCGGCGGCGGTGTCGTCGGGCACCGCCCCCGACCCCGAGGCCTCGCGCCGGCTCGCCGCGCGCATCGGGCGCGACAGCTCGGCCCAGGAGGCGTCGGCGATGATCACCGCGCCACCGGCCCCCGAGTCCGGCGACACCGACGAGGTCAAGAAGGCGACCGCCCGCAAGCTCGCCGGCAAGCGCACGCCGCGCGAGAAGGAGGCCCAGGCCGAGGCTCGCCAGGCGGCCGAGGACGCCAAGCACGAGAAGGAGACCGGCTCGTCCGGGTCCGACAGCTCGGGCGGCTCGGGCGGCTCGTCGAAGCCGGCCGCGACGGCGGCCAGGACCGCCGCCAGGACCGCGAGCAAGACGGCCAGCAGGACCGCCGGCAAGGCCGCGTCCTCGTCGTCGACCACCGCCAAGAAGGCGCCCGAGAAGAAGACACCGGCCAAGAAGACACCGGCCAAGCGGGCGCCGGCGAAGCGCGCCACGACGACGGGTGGCGGCGGCGCGGCGGCGGGCGCGACGGCATCCGGTCAGGGCTCCTGA
- the tal gene encoding transaldolase, which produces MTNENTQALSDAGVSIWLDDLSRELLETGAIAELVKERNVVGLTSNPSIFQAAMSKGDRYNADLERLTKEGKDVDEVVFELTTSDVREACDLFMPTYESSGGVDGRVSIEVDPRLAHDTDGTVEQAKKMYDTVGRENVLIKIPATKAGLPAIAATIGAGISVNVTLIFSLDRYRAVMNAYLEGLETAHADGKDLSKIHSVASFFVSRVDTEIDKRLDAIGTDEATALKSKAGLANARLAYQAFEEVFSTSRWSTLEAAGANKQRPLWASTGVKDPALPDTLYVTELVAPQVVNTMPGKTLDAVSDHGDVHGDTVTGTYEESSKVLDDLDAVGVSYSEVVDLLEDEGVDKFEKAWGELLDGVRAEMDKATTPA; this is translated from the coding sequence ATGACGAACGAGAACACCCAGGCCCTGTCCGACGCAGGCGTCTCCATCTGGCTCGACGACCTGTCGCGCGAGCTGCTCGAGACCGGCGCCATCGCCGAGCTCGTCAAGGAGCGCAACGTCGTCGGGCTCACCTCGAACCCGTCGATCTTCCAGGCCGCGATGAGCAAGGGCGACCGCTACAACGCGGACCTCGAGCGGCTGACGAAGGAGGGCAAGGACGTCGACGAGGTCGTGTTCGAGCTGACGACCTCCGACGTGCGCGAGGCGTGCGACCTGTTCATGCCGACCTACGAGTCCAGCGGGGGCGTCGACGGCCGCGTGTCGATCGAGGTCGACCCGCGCCTGGCCCACGACACCGACGGCACGGTCGAGCAGGCGAAGAAGATGTACGACACCGTGGGCCGCGAGAACGTCCTCATCAAGATCCCCGCGACGAAGGCCGGCCTGCCCGCCATCGCCGCGACAATCGGTGCGGGCATCAGCGTCAACGTCACGCTGATCTTCTCGCTCGACCGCTACCGCGCCGTCATGAACGCCTACCTCGAGGGCCTCGAGACGGCGCACGCCGACGGCAAGGACCTCTCGAAGATCCACTCCGTCGCCTCGTTCTTCGTCTCCCGCGTCGACACCGAGATCGACAAGCGCCTCGACGCCATCGGCACCGACGAGGCCACCGCGCTCAAGAGCAAGGCGGGCCTGGCCAACGCGCGTCTCGCCTACCAGGCCTTCGAGGAGGTGTTCTCCACCTCGCGCTGGAGCACGCTCGAGGCCGCCGGTGCCAACAAGCAGCGCCCGCTGTGGGCCTCGACCGGCGTCAAGGACCCGGCCCTGCCCGACACGCTCTACGTCACCGAGCTCGTCGCGCCCCAGGTCGTCAACACGATGCCGGGCAAGACGCTGGATGCCGTCTCCGACCACGGCGACGTGCACGGCGACACCGTGACCGGCACGTACGAGGAGAGCTCGAAGGTGCTCGACGACCTCGACGCCGTCGGCGTCTCGTACTCCGAGGTCGTCGACCTGCTCGAGGACGAGGGCGTCGACAAGTTCGAGAAGGCGTGGGGCGAGCTGCTCGACGGCGTCCGCGCCGAGATGGACAAGGCCACCACCCCCGCCTGA
- the tkt gene encoding transketolase, whose translation MPVVKKAGWNDLDIRAVDTARLLAADAVQKVGNGHPGTAMSLAPLAYLLYQNVMTHDPSDPAWLGRDRFVLSCGHSSLTQYVQLYLSGIGLGLDDLKSLRTWGSQTPGHPEVHHTKGVEITTGPLGSGLASAVGMAMAQRRQRGLFDPDAKPGTSPFDHHVYVIASDGDMQEGVTHEACALAGHQELGNLTVVYDANQISIEDDTDIAFSEDVAARFEAYGWHVVEVDWRGDADGDEYVEDVDALLAAIRSGDKVRDRPTLVVLHTIIAWPAPTKQNTGKAHGSALGDEEIGGTKELLGFDPKKSFVVEPAVLKRAREVVKRGKAAHKEWDKGFKAWRKANPDRAALLDRILEGRAPEGLSKALPTFPADAKGLATRAASGKILTALADVMPELWGGSADLAESNNTTMEGEPSFIPSSKQTNAWKGGPYGRTLHFGIRENGMGMILNGIALEGLTRPYGGTFLVFSDYMRPAVRLASIQQAPVTYVWTHDSIGLGEDGPTHQPIEHLAALRAIPGLDVVRPADANETAVAWGQILTNSHGPAAMCLTRQNVPTFDRSTYGKAAGAAKGGYVLVQESRAGDPDLILVATGSEVHLAVEAAEKLEKAKISTRVVSMPCIEWFARQTKGYREKVLPSAVRARVSVEAGISMGWRDIVGDAGRSVSIEHFGASADAATLFREFGITTDAVVRAGKDSVKAARATAGTPVAADVLETAPRREQDGSDTDVSGGDVAQGAASGDATKADAQTTGQSDGQTDGRTDGQTEGK comes from the coding sequence ATGCCCGTCGTCAAGAAGGCCGGCTGGAACGACCTCGACATCCGGGCCGTGGACACCGCCCGACTGCTCGCCGCCGACGCGGTGCAGAAGGTCGGCAACGGCCACCCGGGCACGGCGATGAGCCTCGCGCCCCTCGCCTACCTGCTCTACCAGAACGTCATGACGCACGACCCGAGCGACCCGGCGTGGCTCGGTCGCGACCGCTTCGTGCTCTCGTGCGGTCACTCGAGCCTGACCCAGTACGTGCAGCTGTACCTCTCGGGCATCGGCCTGGGCCTCGACGACCTCAAGTCGCTGCGCACGTGGGGCTCGCAGACCCCCGGCCACCCCGAGGTCCACCACACCAAGGGTGTCGAGATCACGACCGGCCCGCTCGGCTCGGGCCTCGCCTCGGCCGTCGGCATGGCCATGGCCCAGCGCCGCCAGCGCGGCCTCTTCGACCCCGACGCGAAGCCGGGCACGAGCCCCTTCGACCACCACGTGTACGTCATCGCCTCCGACGGCGACATGCAGGAGGGCGTGACGCACGAGGCGTGCGCGCTCGCCGGACACCAGGAGCTCGGCAACCTCACCGTCGTCTACGACGCCAACCAGATCTCCATCGAGGACGACACCGACATCGCCTTCAGCGAGGACGTCGCGGCCCGGTTCGAGGCCTACGGCTGGCACGTGGTCGAGGTCGACTGGCGCGGCGACGCCGACGGTGACGAGTACGTCGAGGACGTCGACGCCCTCCTGGCCGCCATCCGCTCCGGCGACAAGGTGCGCGACAGGCCGACGCTCGTCGTGCTGCACACGATCATCGCCTGGCCCGCCCCGACGAAGCAGAACACCGGGAAGGCCCACGGCTCCGCCCTCGGCGACGAGGAGATCGGCGGCACCAAGGAGCTGCTCGGGTTCGACCCCAAGAAGAGCTTCGTCGTCGAGCCCGCGGTGCTCAAGCGCGCCCGCGAGGTCGTCAAGCGTGGCAAGGCCGCCCACAAGGAGTGGGACAAGGGCTTCAAGGCCTGGCGCAAGGCGAACCCGGACCGCGCCGCCCTGCTCGACCGGATCCTCGAGGGCCGGGCCCCCGAGGGCCTCTCGAAGGCGCTGCCCACGTTCCCGGCCGACGCCAAGGGCCTGGCCACCCGCGCGGCATCCGGCAAGATCCTCACCGCGCTCGCCGACGTCATGCCCGAGCTGTGGGGCGGGTCGGCCGACCTCGCCGAGTCGAACAACACGACGATGGAGGGTGAGCCCTCCTTCATCCCCAGCAGCAAGCAGACCAACGCCTGGAAGGGCGGGCCCTACGGCCGCACGCTGCACTTCGGCATCCGCGAGAACGGGATGGGCATGATCCTCAACGGGATCGCGCTCGAGGGCCTCACCCGCCCCTACGGCGGCACCTTCCTCGTCTTCTCCGACTACATGCGCCCGGCCGTGCGCCTCGCCTCGATCCAGCAGGCGCCGGTCACCTACGTGTGGACGCACGACTCGATCGGCCTCGGCGAGGACGGCCCGACGCACCAGCCGATCGAGCACCTCGCGGCGCTGCGCGCCATCCCGGGCCTCGACGTCGTGCGCCCGGCCGACGCCAACGAGACCGCGGTGGCGTGGGGGCAGATCCTCACCAACAGCCACGGCCCGGCCGCGATGTGCCTCACCCGCCAGAACGTGCCGACGTTCGACCGCTCCACCTACGGCAAGGCGGCCGGCGCGGCCAAGGGCGGCTACGTCCTCGTGCAGGAGTCGCGTGCCGGTGACCCCGACCTCATCCTCGTGGCGACCGGCTCCGAGGTGCACCTCGCCGTCGAGGCCGCGGAGAAGCTCGAGAAGGCGAAGATCTCGACCCGCGTCGTGTCGATGCCGTGCATCGAGTGGTTCGCCCGCCAGACCAAGGGCTACCGCGAGAAGGTGCTGCCCTCGGCCGTGCGTGCCCGGGTCAGCGTCGAGGCGGGCATCTCGATGGGCTGGCGCGACATCGTCGGCGACGCCGGTCGCAGCGTGAGCATCGAGCACTTCGGTGCCTCCGCCGACGCCGCCACCCTCTTCCGCGAGTTCGGCATCACGACGGATGCCGTCGTCAGGGCGGGCAAGGACTCCGTCAAGGCCGCGCGCGCCACCGCGGGCACGCCGGTCGCCGCCGACGTCCTCGAGACCGCGCCGCGCCGCGAGCAGGACGGCTCCGACACCGACGTGTCCGGCGGCGACGTCGCGCAGGGCGCGGCGTCGGGCGACGCCACGAAGGCCGACGCGCAGACCACCGGCCAGAGCGATGGCCAGACCGACGGCCGCACCGACGGCCAGACCGAAGGAAAGTGA